The Parvibaculum sp. DNA segment CGCCTTCGCGTGAACCTTGTCGACATTGGCGCGCGACCCAACGGCCAGTGCGATCATCGTGCCATTGCCAAAAGTGGCTTTGCCGCCATCGTGAGGCTTCGTCACGGCGAGCATCGGGCCGCCATTGCTGTAGCCCTGGAAGCGGCCGGGATCGGCCATCGCGCGCTTTGCGCCGATTTCGCCGAGAAGTTCATCGTAGAATTTCACCGCACGGTCGAGATCATTGGTTCCGACCATCACATAACCGATCATTCTTTCAGTCTCCCTGGGGTTGTTTTTGTCTTCCGTATTCTCTCACCGAAAACGGCCACGAAGCATACCGCTCCATGGCCGCCTTCAATCTGCACGCGCCGGCCGCATGCCGGTCGCATTTATTCCACGAGCAGGGGCACCTTGGGCACACTGCCGCCCGAACCGTCGCCCGGCCGATCCTTCGGCTTGCGAACCCTCGGCTTCTTTGGCCCCTCCTCGCCGGAGGAACCTGCACTGCGCGGCGTTGCCGCCTCGATGTCGAAATCGAGCACATCGTCCTTCACCGCGACGCGAACATGGCCGCCCTTCACCAGCCGCCCAAACAGCACTTCATCAGCCAGAGGCTTCTTGATGTGCTCCTGGATCACGCGAGCAAGCGGCCGCGCACCCATCTGTTCGTCATAGCCCCGCGTCGCCAGCCATTTGTTGGCTTCGGGCGTCAGCTCGATGGTTACATTGCGATCCGCCAGCTGTGCCTCGAGTTGCAGTACGAATTTCTCGACG contains these protein-coding regions:
- a CDS encoding VOC family protein, which gives rise to MIGYVMVGTNDLDRAVKFYDELLGEIGAKRAMADPGRFQGYSNGGPMLAVTKPHDGGKATFGNGTMIALAVGSRANVDKVHAKAMSLGGKDEGAPGLRGGNFYGGYFRDLDGNKFVAFHMGE